A part of Aricia agestis chromosome 13, ilAriAges1.1, whole genome shotgun sequence genomic DNA contains:
- the LOC121733030 gene encoding uncharacterized protein LOC121733030 isoform X2, translating into MERVRTSHPSPAQLEALVQFLERKPSLAKGFSKSLGAKQLAHKEWSRLATTLNSMGGCIKNDKKWIKQSENQESESPSILARGLYEEPIPGTSGVLLEQPMDYTPNEIVIDNAERNNLNAIMDHELENENITLQNQEMSPETVPVAYNTENADSVQVNVSERIPLRRSRQPPSVTSTPRRPRCRRRLVQNRVLPSSPPAQRRTQLVGVTHKFLELETRRVNLEEKLVSVMEHFMEYQRDIIDAVGKLGAGMSSLADAINRTNT; encoded by the exons ATGGAAAG AGTACGGACTTCCCATCCCTCTCCTGCGCAGTTGGAAGCTTTAGTACAGTTTCTGGAGAGAAAACCTAGTTTAGCGAAAGGGTTTTCAAAATCACTGGGAGCCAAGCAATTAGCTCATAAAGAGTGGTCTAGATTGGCCactactttaaatagtatggGGGGGTGcattaaaaatgacaaaaaatggaTAAAA CAATCAGAAAATCAAGAAAGTGAAAGTCCATCTATTTTGGCAAGAGGGCTCTACGAAGAGCCAATACCTGGGACATCCGGCGTTCTTTTAGAACAACCAATG GATTATACACCTAATGAAATAGTAATAGACAATGCTGAGAGAAATAATTTGAACGCTATT atggaTCATGAATTGGAGAATGAAAACATTACGTTGCAAAATCAAGAAATGTCTCCAGAAACTGTACCAGTAGCCTATAATACT gaGAATGCTGATAGTGTGCAAGTAAATGTGTCAGAACGCATTCCATTACGTCGAAGTCGTCAACCGCCATCTGTTACATCAA CCCCTAGACGCCCTCGATGCCGAAGAAGACTCGTGCAAAATAGAGTGTTGCCGTCCTCACCTCCGGCACAAAGGAGGACGCAACTCGTTGGTGTCACTCATAAGTTCCTCGAGTTGGAAACTCGACGCGTCAATTTGGAAGAAAAATTAGTTTCCGTCATGGAACATTTTATGGAGTACCAACGCGATATAATCGATGCTGTTGGGAAATTAGGCGCGGGCATGAGTTCTTTGGCAGATGCCATAAATAGAACCAACACTTAG
- the LOC121733030 gene encoding uncharacterized protein LOC121733030 isoform X1, which produces MERVRTSHPSPAQLEALVQFLERKPSLAKGFSKSLGAKQLAHKEWSRLATTLNSMGGCIKNDKKWIKYWNDKKSFIKKKAAARARARRQTGGGNVEVPELTEVEERILTLMGGEGFAVGDTHLRIEPFQSENQESESPSILARGLYEEPIPGTSGVLLEQPMDYTPNEIVIDNAERNNLNAIMDHELENENITLQNQEMSPETVPVAYNTENADSVQVNVSERIPLRRSRQPPSVTSTPRRPRCRRRLVQNRVLPSSPPAQRRTQLVGVTHKFLELETRRVNLEEKLVSVMEHFMEYQRDIIDAVGKLGAGMSSLADAINRTNT; this is translated from the exons ATGGAAAG AGTACGGACTTCCCATCCCTCTCCTGCGCAGTTGGAAGCTTTAGTACAGTTTCTGGAGAGAAAACCTAGTTTAGCGAAAGGGTTTTCAAAATCACTGGGAGCCAAGCAATTAGCTCATAAAGAGTGGTCTAGATTGGCCactactttaaatagtatggGGGGGTGcattaaaaatgacaaaaaatggaTAAAA tacTGGAATGACAAaaaaagtttcataaaaaaaaaggctgCTGCTCGAGCTCGAGCTAGACGTCAAACTGGTGGTGGAAATGTTGAAGTCCCCGAATTGACCGAAGTCGAGGAAAGGATTTTGACATTGATGGGTGGTGAAGGTTTTGCAGTTGGTGATACACATTTAAGAATAGAACCTTTT CAATCAGAAAATCAAGAAAGTGAAAGTCCATCTATTTTGGCAAGAGGGCTCTACGAAGAGCCAATACCTGGGACATCCGGCGTTCTTTTAGAACAACCAATG GATTATACACCTAATGAAATAGTAATAGACAATGCTGAGAGAAATAATTTGAACGCTATT atggaTCATGAATTGGAGAATGAAAACATTACGTTGCAAAATCAAGAAATGTCTCCAGAAACTGTACCAGTAGCCTATAATACT gaGAATGCTGATAGTGTGCAAGTAAATGTGTCAGAACGCATTCCATTACGTCGAAGTCGTCAACCGCCATCTGTTACATCAA CCCCTAGACGCCCTCGATGCCGAAGAAGACTCGTGCAAAATAGAGTGTTGCCGTCCTCACCTCCGGCACAAAGGAGGACGCAACTCGTTGGTGTCACTCATAAGTTCCTCGAGTTGGAAACTCGACGCGTCAATTTGGAAGAAAAATTAGTTTCCGTCATGGAACATTTTATGGAGTACCAACGCGATATAATCGATGCTGTTGGGAAATTAGGCGCGGGCATGAGTTCTTTGGCAGATGCCATAAATAGAACCAACACTTAG